AGAAAATACCCAGTTCGGTGAACGTCGGCTCGCGACCAATGATTTCGAGGAGCAGGTCGTACTCGTCGGGCTTCAACCCGTGCGCTGCAATCAGGTCCTCGGTGATCTTCGGCTCGGTCATGCCTGTTTCCCCCTTAGGCTTTGGTTGGCGCCTTTTATGCGATGCGTGCGTAATGGGAAAGAGCAAAGGCATTGCCTGCAAAGGCCGAAACCGACGTTTGCGAAAAAAAAGGCCGGGCAAAGCCCGGCCAAGTCCAACAGGGAGGTAAAAACCGACTAGAGCAAAGCTCAACCATCGGCTTTGGATAAGAATTAGGTTTCTCAGGGGCGCTGATCAAGGGAAATTGCTGCATTGCAGCTATGCATGTAACGCATGGCTGCGAAAGAAAAATGGGACGCAATCGCGAATAAGTAGAGTGGATGCTTGATATTCCCTGACTTTAGAGCAGGTTACACGCGGTGTTGAGTCGACATTGGTATACAGTGTGGGGCTTTCCCAGTTTTCCGGTGTTGCGAAAAAACACCATAATGTTCTAGTCCATGCAGCGCCATCGACGGAAAAAGCTAGTCCTGTCGGCCCTTGCGATGCTCGATCAGTTCTTCTACGACGAAATCCCGGAATGCTTCGATCCGCTTTGAAGAGCGCAGTTCTTCAGGATAGGCAAGAAATACTGGGATCTCCTTGCTTTCAACATCGGGAAGCACTCGTTGGATGCCGGGTATGTCCTGCGTGAGATAGTCAGGCAACATCCCAATGCCAAGATTGTGTAGCACTGCCTGAAGTACACCGAAATAATTGTTCACGGTTAGCAAGGACTTAACATCATAGGTCAGCAATTCCCGCGCTAGATCTGCACCCGCCCGGACTTGCGCCGAGGATGTGTTCTGACAAATCAACCGGTGATCGGATAAGTCTTCCAGCGTTTCGGGTGTTCCGTTTTCGGCAAGGTATGCAGGCGTTGCATAGAGCCGCATATGGACATCCATCAGGCGTTTGCGGATCAGGTCAGCCTGGCTGGGCTCTTTCATGCGAATCGCGACGTCAGCTTCTCGCATGGGCAGGTCGAGCACATGTTCTTCCAGCATCAGGTCGATCTTTAGATCGGGATACTTCTCGTAAAGTTTTGGCAGACGCGGGGCCAACCACAGAGACCCAAAGGCGGTGGTGGTCGTGACGCGCAATTCGCCAAACACTTCTTCCTTGCTGTCACGGATGCGCGCGACAGCCGCTTCGATACGCTGGTCGATCGCGCGTGAGGCGTCAAACAACAGCTCGCCTTGTTCCGTGAGAATCAGTCCACGTGCGTGCCGGTGAAAAAGTGTGGCATTCAGGCTTTCTTCCAACGCACGGATTTGGCGCGATACCGCAGATTGCGACAAGTGCAACGCATCACCCGCATGGGTCAACGACCCGGCATCCGCCACCGCGTGAAATATTCTGAGCTTGTCCCAATCCATACTGAAAGAACCACAATTTGTTAGCGCATAAAACTTGCACAGTGTTATCATCAGATACGTGATGAGTTCCAGCACGGATTATGATGCAATTTGAATTGATAGGTCATAGGTTTTGACCTATAATTGCCCTTATCCAGTTTCACTCTAACGTATTGGGAGGTGCGTCATGGGCAAGCCAGACATCACTCTGAACGACCGATTTGATCTGACCAAGGAACACGTGTTGCTGAACGGCACACAAGCCTTGGTGCGCCTGATGCTGATGCAGAAGGAACGCGATCGCGCTGCCGGGCTAAACACGGCGGGCTATGTAACGGGCTATCGTGGATCGCCGTTGGGTGCGGTCGATTTGTGGATGGGGCGTTCTAAGAAGGTTCTGGAGCCCAATGACATCAAGTTTCATCCCGGTCTGAATGAGGATCTGGCCGCAACTGCGTTGTGGGGCAGTCAGCAAGCCGAACTGCGGGGTGAGGGGGCCTATGATGGCGTGTTTGGCCTGTGGTATGGCAAGGGGCCGGGCGTAGACCGTACCGGCGACGTGATGCGACACGCCAACATGGCAGGCACCAGCGCGCATGGCGGTGTTCTGATGGCGATGGGCGATGACCACACCGGCGAAAGCTCGACCGTGCTGCACCAGTCTGATTGGGCGATGGTTGATGCCTATATTCCGGTTCTCAGCCCAGCCGGCGTGCAGGAGATTCTGGACTACGGCATTTATGGCTATGGCCTCAGTCGGTTTGCCGGTGTCTGGGCGGGTCTGAAGGTGATGAAGGACACGGTCGAGGCGACCTCGGTTGTCGATGGCGATCCCAACCGGATGCAGCTTGTCACGCCTGATTTCGATATGCCGGATGGTGGGCTCAATATTCGTTTGGCGGACCAACCGGTGCCGCAAGAAGCGCGGATGATCGACTATAAACGCTTCGCGGCCGAGGCTTATGCTCGTGCAAACCGCATTGACCAACGCAAATGGGGCAAGCCAGGCGCGAAAATCGGCTTTGTCGCCGCGGGCAAAAACTGGCTTGATCTGGTGCATGCGATGGGCCTTCTGGGCATCGACGAGGCCGAGGCTGAACGCCTGGGCATCACCACCTATAAGGTCGGCCAAACCTTCCCGCTGGATATGGAAAGCTTCCACGAATGGGCCGAGGGGCTGGACCTGATTGTAGTGGTTGAAGAAAAGCGCAAGCTGATGGAAGTGCAGATCAAGGAAGCGATCTTTGACGATCGCGACGGTCGGCGCGTTTATGGCTGGCACAAGGGCGACACGTGGGAGCACGGTCGCCGGTTGGAATTGTTCCCGACGCGCTATGCGCTTGACCCGATTATGATTGCCGAGAAGATCGGCGATATCCTGATTGAAGAAGGGCGCGGGACCGAGTCTGTGAAAGCAGGCCTGACCATGCTCGCCGAGGCGAAAGGCGCGGACAATGCGCCCAATATCGCGGCACGCTTGCCGTTTTTCTGTTCGGGCTGCCCACACAATACTTCAACCAAACTGCCGGATGGATCCCGCGCCTACGCGGGTATTGGCTGTCACTATATGGTGCAGTGGATGGATCGCGATACCGTCGGGTTCACCCAGATGGGCGGCGAGGGTGCCAACTGGATTGGCGAGGCGCCGTTCTCGAAAACCGGGCACGTGTTCCAAAACCTCGGCGATGGGACGTACAACCATTCGGGCAATCTGGCGATCCGCGCGGCTTTGGCCTCTGACGCCAATATTACCTACAAAATTCTCTATAACGATGCCGTCGCGATGACGGGCGGGCAGGAAAATGAAGGCGATTTGGACGCACCGCGCATCGCACGCGAGGTGATCGCGATGGGAGTGACAAACCTGTTTGTCGTCTACGATGAGAAAGAGGATGTGGACAAGGCGATGTTCCCGTCTGGCCTGACATTTCATGAGCGTGGCGAGTTGCTGTCGGTCGAAAAGAAATGTCGCGATATCAAAGGTGTATCGATCATTCTTTACATCCAAACCTGCGCAGCAGAAAAACGCCGCCGCCGCAAGCGCGGCCAGTTTCCTGACCCTGACAAACGCGTTTTCATCAACACTGATGTGTGTGAGGGGTGCGGCGACTGTGGAGTGCAGTCGAACTGTGTTTCGATCGTGCCAGTGGAAACCGAACTGGGCCGCAAACGCGCCATTGACCAATCAAGCTGCAACAAGGATTTTAGCTGCGTCAACGGGTTCTGCCCCAGCTTTGTGACCGTAGAAGGTGCAAAGCTGAAGAAATCGGCGACCGCCGAAGTCGACATTCCTGATCTACCAGCACCAGCGCTTCCCGCCATTGACGGCACCTTTAACACCGTGATCACCGGCGTTGGTGGCACCGGCGTTGTGACCATCGGTGCGATTATGGCGCAGGCAGCTCATATCGACGGCAAAGGCGTGGGCATGATGGAAATGGCCGGTCTGGCG
This DNA window, taken from Aliiroseovarius sp. F47248L, encodes the following:
- a CDS encoding LysR family transcriptional regulator; the encoded protein is MDWDKLRIFHAVADAGSLTHAGDALHLSQSAVSRQIRALEESLNATLFHRHARGLILTEQGELLFDASRAIDQRIEAAVARIRDSKEEVFGELRVTTTTAFGSLWLAPRLPKLYEKYPDLKIDLMLEEHVLDLPMREADVAIRMKEPSQADLIRKRLMDVHMRLYATPAYLAENGTPETLEDLSDHRLICQNTSSAQVRAGADLARELLTYDVKSLLTVNNYFGVLQAVLHNLGIGMLPDYLTQDIPGIQRVLPDVESKEIPVFLAYPEELRSSKRIEAFRDFVVEELIEHRKGRQD
- a CDS encoding indolepyruvate ferredoxin oxidoreductase family protein; translated protein: MGKPDITLNDRFDLTKEHVLLNGTQALVRLMLMQKERDRAAGLNTAGYVTGYRGSPLGAVDLWMGRSKKVLEPNDIKFHPGLNEDLAATALWGSQQAELRGEGAYDGVFGLWYGKGPGVDRTGDVMRHANMAGTSAHGGVLMAMGDDHTGESSTVLHQSDWAMVDAYIPVLSPAGVQEILDYGIYGYGLSRFAGVWAGLKVMKDTVEATSVVDGDPNRMQLVTPDFDMPDGGLNIRLADQPVPQEARMIDYKRFAAEAYARANRIDQRKWGKPGAKIGFVAAGKNWLDLVHAMGLLGIDEAEAERLGITTYKVGQTFPLDMESFHEWAEGLDLIVVVEEKRKLMEVQIKEAIFDDRDGRRVYGWHKGDTWEHGRRLELFPTRYALDPIMIAEKIGDILIEEGRGTESVKAGLTMLAEAKGADNAPNIAARLPFFCSGCPHNTSTKLPDGSRAYAGIGCHYMVQWMDRDTVGFTQMGGEGANWIGEAPFSKTGHVFQNLGDGTYNHSGNLAIRAALASDANITYKILYNDAVAMTGGQENEGDLDAPRIAREVIAMGVTNLFVVYDEKEDVDKAMFPSGLTFHERGELLSVEKKCRDIKGVSIILYIQTCAAEKRRRRKRGQFPDPDKRVFINTDVCEGCGDCGVQSNCVSIVPVETELGRKRAIDQSSCNKDFSCVNGFCPSFVTVEGAKLKKSATAEVDIPDLPAPALPAIDGTFNTVITGVGGTGVVTIGAIMAQAAHIDGKGVGMMEMAGLAQKGGAVTVHLRLAEQPEDISAIRVATGECDALIGCDLVVSASSTTLGLTKTGRTGAVVDSHETVTGEFTRNTDFAIPGDRLQLSLEARLRDRLSMFDATELARVLMGDNIFSNMMVLGASWQAGIVPLTYDALMYAIELNGQAIDRNKHAFELGRWAVLHPEEAEKMVMGEVVEKPKTLAEIIDFRADHLTTYQNARLAKRYRAFVDQMPEALKEPVARSYHKLLAYKDEYEVARMLCDTRAKAEAEFDGDLKLTYHLAPPILTGTDANGRPKKRGFGSWFETAAPWLAKMKVLRGTPFDPFGRSEERRTERSLIAEYEADIKTVAAALSDDKLAIAAELAALPLTIRGFGPVKEANIARAATRRAELLAQFGSTAPMAHAAE